GAACCAAACCGACCGCATCATTCGCTGGCTGATTGACAAGCCCGGAAACTATGTGGTGGCGATGGGTCGCTCCAAACTGCCCATCATCAAAAACGAGGAAGGCGAAACCTTCTACGACATGGGCTACGGCTTTGAATATGGCAAGGCAGACGTCCTCCGCGAGGGCAACAAAGCCACTATGTTTGTGACGGGAACCCCGGTGGGTTCTGCCATCGAAGCGATTGAGCACCTGCGCGAAAGCGGCATTTTCATCCAGTTGGTCTATGTTTCATCCCCGCTCTGCATCCAGCGTGAAGTGCTGGAAAAAGCGGCTTCGCAGGGCCTGATTTTCAGCGTGGAAGACCACAACGTCCACAGCGGCTTGGGCGCGGTCTTGGCAAGCCGGATGGTGGAGGAAGGCCTCAGCGCCCGTCTGGTGAAAATCGGTGTGGAAGCCTATGCCGGCAGTGGTTCATCCAAAGACCTCTACCGCTGGGCTGGTTTGGACCGGGATTCACTGGTGCAGAGGGTGCAAAAAGAACTGGCTCGCTAAGCCGAACATACCCCCACACATTATGCCGGAACCCAGTTTCCGGCTTTTTTTTACGCTTTTTGTCGGGGCTTCAAAACCCGGGAAAGTGTGAGCCCGGCAACGATGACAAAGATGGCAATCAACTGCAGCGGAGCCAATGCCTCACGCAGGAAAATGAGCGCCAAAAGCGATGCCAGAACGGGCTTCAAAAAGAAATACATGGATGAGGTTCCCGCGCCCAAAAGCTTGGCTCCCTCGAAAAACAGCAGATAGCTGAGCCCGGAAATAATTACGCCGAACCAAAACATCGCCGCCGCCGTCTGCAAATTCAGCTTAAAACCCAGCGGCTGACCGATGATGGCGTTCACCCCAAAAAGGATGAGTGCGCCAGAGAAGAAGGAAACCCCGTTGGTGATTACGTTTCCGTGTTTTTCCACCGTTTTTTTGGTGAGCACCAGATAGAGCCCAA
This genomic stretch from Candidatus Cloacimonadota bacterium harbors:
- a CDS encoding transketolase; this translates as NQTDRIIRWLIDKPGNYVVAMGRSKLPIIKNEEGETFYDMGYGFEYGKADVLREGNKATMFVTGTPVGSAIEAIEHLRESGIFIQLVYVSSPLCIQREVLEKAASQGLIFSVEDHNVHSGLGAVLASRMVEEGLSARLVKIGVEAYAGSGSSKDLYRWAGLDRDSLVQRVQKELAR